A part of Thermoleophilaceae bacterium genomic DNA contains:
- a CDS encoding DUF2071 domain-containing protein has protein sequence MPGAPPELSQSGVIGEVENRPWPEPREHWLMAQTWRDLLFAHWRVAPEVVERALPASLPVDTYDGSAWIGVTPFELSGLRPHGGIPLPAISRFPELNVRTYTTVGGKPGIFFLSLDAANPLAVVAARRAYRLPYFRARMAITRRGPAVHYRSERTSGDGAPAEFEAEYRATGEPFPAQPGSLDYFLAERYCLYTVDEDGRPLRGEIQHPPWPLQPAEATIARNTMTTPWGIELPDEEPLLHLSHLQNVVIWPLRPAAD, from the coding sequence GTGCCGGGCGCGCCGCCGGAGCTGTCGCAGAGCGGGGTGATCGGCGAGGTGGAGAACCGGCCCTGGCCCGAGCCGCGGGAGCACTGGCTGATGGCGCAGACATGGCGGGACCTCCTGTTCGCGCACTGGCGAGTGGCCCCGGAAGTGGTTGAGCGAGCGCTGCCCGCGTCACTGCCGGTGGACACGTACGACGGCTCCGCCTGGATCGGCGTGACGCCGTTCGAGCTCAGCGGACTGCGACCGCACGGCGGGATCCCGCTGCCCGCGATCTCCCGCTTCCCGGAGCTGAACGTTCGTACCTACACCACGGTTGGCGGCAAGCCGGGCATCTTCTTCCTGAGCCTCGACGCGGCAAATCCTCTCGCCGTGGTGGCCGCGCGGCGCGCGTACCGCCTTCCGTATTTCCGCGCCCGCATGGCGATCACCCGGCGCGGACCGGCCGTGCATTACCGCAGCGAGCGCACGTCCGGCGACGGCGCGCCGGCCGAGTTCGAGGCGGAGTACCGGGCCACCGGCGAGCCGTTCCCGGCGCAGCCCGGCTCGCTCGACTACTTCCTCGCCGAGCGCTACTGCCTCTACACCGTCGACGAGGACGGGCGCCCGCTGCGCGGGGAGATCCAGCATCCGCCATGGCCCCTTCAGCCGGCGGAGGCGACCATCGCGCGCAACACGATGACCACCCCCTGGGGGATCGAGCTTCCGGACGAGGAGCCGCTGCTT